GTAACCGGGAGCAGAGGTGGCTTGACTTCTTTGGGCGGAGCAAGAACTGTTCCGGTCAAGGTCGTTCGCGCCCGATTGGAAGTGCTTGGCTTGGCCGGTTCCGACTTGATTCGTTCGGACTTCGTCGGCTCGACAGGCTTCTGCTTCTTGACCGGCGGAGGCGGGACATCAACGGTCTCGATGAGTGCTGCGTCGACAGCCGCTGGTGCAATCTCCGGCTTCACTTCCGGCATAGGGGGTGCTGCGAAGACCGGCGCTGCCACCAGATCGATAACGGCCTCTGGCGCGGCTTCCGTCGGAGCTGGGGCGGCAATCTCTTCACTGGCGAAGACGACCGGTTCTTCAGTCGACTTGGCTGGAGCAGGCGCCTGCTTGGGACGTGACTTCGGAGGCGGTTTCATGCCGCCGGCGGGCAGACTGGTCGCAACTTTGCCAATCGTCGAATGCCCAGCCACTTGGGGCGACTGCCGCGCCGCTGGACCACCACTGACCCGTGTAACCAACTTGTTGATTGCCGGCGCTGCGGCATTTCCCGCGGCAGGTGGCACGTCCACATTGATGCCACAGTTCGGACAGCGCAGAACGGTTCCCGCCCGATGGTCCGGAACCATCATCAAGTGGCCAGCAGAACAGGCGACCCGCAGCGGCATGGGCGGGCAATCTCCAACGCAAAATGCAGCAGTTACTTCGCGAACCTTGAGTCTGGTTGGCTGGTCCCAGTTGGTCAAGTCAGCAACCAACGGAGCTGGGCTCATTTGTTGGAACTGGGGGGCGAGTTGTCCGAGGGCTTGCGCAGTTCCAAGACAAAAAAATCGGAAAACCAAGCGCTACCATCTTCGGTAATCAGCCGGAACTCGTGCTCGTCGCGACCTTCGCGGGCGAACGCAAAACCCACAATTTTATCGTCGACAAATGCGTACCAGCCATGCGTATGCCGCTCCAAGCTGAGCTCATGTTTGTTGTTGCGGGTCTTGTTCAGCTTCACCAGCGGGCTCAGGGGGTGCCAGCCTTGCTGGTCGCCGGTTTTCGTGCCGAGTTGTGAACCTTCGCGACTAACCCGCAGAACCACCCGACGATTCTCCTTCGACGCAGGTCGTCCCGAATCATCTTTGGGAGGAAAATCGAAATGCACTTCGATGGCCGAAGCATCATGCAATTCCACGACCATTTCCAAGCGATAATTCTGCAGCCCGCCGGGAGTCGCTTTAGCCAGATCTGAAAAATTGCGGACGACGGTCCCGTCACCCTCCAGCACTTCTTCGCCATCTTTGTTGCGCGCAGGAACCCAGAGACTCCCGAAGGGGCGCTTCCATTCTTGATAGCTGGAACCCTCAAACGATAACTCGCTGAACATGCCACCGGGAACCAGGTCTGGAGCACCAGGCAAGTTGAAATATCGTATTGCAGCAGCTCCGCTGGCTGCGAGCATAACAACGACAGCGATGGCCGCGTACCACCAGCGCCGGCTGAAGCGCGGGTGTGCGGCGGGAATCTCGAGCGTGGGGGAGTCGTGATCGACGGGCCGCACCGATTGCCGCGTGGTCCGGTTGGGATCGGGCTTGGAGGTGATGGGCACCGTCGAGATCTGCGTGCTCGCGAGGATGCGGCGCGAGCCCGTCAAACTTTGCTGGCCAATCAGTTCGTCGATCTCGTCGATCAGCGTGCCATAGTCCTGCGGCCGCTTTTTGGGATCGTATGCCATCAATCGATCGACGAGTTCGGCCGAAGTGGGCGAAATGTCGGGCCGCGTGGTGCGGAGCGATTCGGACTTGCCTTGCAACTTGAGCGAGAGGAGCCGCGTGAGTTCGATTCCCGAGAGCGGGGGCAGGCCAGAAAGCAAATGAAAGGCAGTGGCTCCGAGCGAATAAATATCCGCGCGAAAATCGACGGCTTCGCCGCTCAGTTGCTCGGGCGCCATGTAATGCGGGCTGCCGAGCGTGACATTCGTCGAGGTGAGTCGCGTCCGTTCATCGGCGGCTGTCGTTAACCAGGCCAAGCCGAAGTCTCCCAGCTTGGCCATGGGCACACCCGCGGGGAGCGGATAGCCGGCCGGCGGTTTGAGCAGCAAAATATTGGCGGGCTTCACATCGCGATGAACCACGCCCGCCTGCTGGGCATGCGACAACCCGGAAGCCGCTTGTCTCAAGATGTGCCACGCCGTCGATTCATCGAAGCAGCCGTTGCGCCGGATAAAGTGATCGGCATCTTCTCCTTCGACAACTTCCATCACGAAGTAGAGCCGACCTTCGTGCTTGCCAAAGTCGAACGCCGTGACGATGTGCGGATGAGCAAGCCGCGCGAGGACTTGGGCTTCGACTTCAAAGCGCTTCACCGCCACATCGCCGGACAATTGATGCAAGGGAACGAGTTTGATGGCCACATCGCGATCGAGGCTTAGTTGCCGAGCACGAAACACAACTCCCATCCCACCTTGGCCGATCACGCCGCGCACTTCGTAGCCCGGGACGATCTCGAACGGGCGGCACATCGTCTCGATAATATCCAGTTGCGTGGGCGTGATGAGAGCTTTTTGCAGCGCCAATTGAATCGGCGGAATGCCTTGTGAAGCCGATTGATCGCGGAGCATCGCGATGGTCGGCGCATTCAAAACAGAGAGTTCCTCGGCAACAGTGAGAAACTCACGCCGCTTCGGAATCGCGCTGCTCGAAGTGCCACTACTCATGCATTCATTCACGGGCTAACGAATTGTTTTTCGTTAGCGGCAGGCAACATGCGCAGGGCTACTAACTGCCACTCACCACGCATTTCCCAGAACTTAGCACACTGGCCCGCGAAAATGTAGACTCGAGCAGCGACCTGCTGCCTACTTCCCTTTCACTCGCTCGCTAAGCTTCACTGCCAACCGCACGAGCGCGTCACTTCCTTCGTTGCGGGGAATGTGGGCATGAATGAGGGTCATGGCGCTCCGATCTTCCCAGGCCTTGATGAGCGCTGCTTCGAACTCGCCTTCGGTGCGCACTTCGTACCCCGTGCCACCGCCCAGCAAGTTGGGGAGTTGGCTGTACTTCCAGGGATGAACGTTGTTGTATTCCCATTCCCCCTCGTGCAAAAACCGTTCGGTGCCATAGCCTTCATTATCGAGCACGATAATCAGCGGGCTAAGATGCCGGCGAACGATGGTCGAGAGTTCCATTCCCGTCATTTGAAAGGCACCGTCGCCAACGATGACGACGACTCGACTCTCGGGCCGCGCGGTCAGCGCGCCGAGTGCTGCGGGAACCGAGAACCCCATCGAGGTGTAATAGGCTGGGCTGATGAACTCGGTCTTGGCGTGAATGGTCAGTTCGGTCGCCGCGAAGAGCGAGTTCCCAATGTCGGCAATGACGATCGACTTGTCGTCGAGTTGTTCATCCAGGCGGCTAATCAATCGGCGCGTGGTCAGCGGCGCTTGAGGATCGAGCACAAAGGGTTTGCGCTCGGCGCGAATGTCGGCGGGAATTGCCCGCACGGGAGGCTCTGGTTTGCGCGCGGCGAGGCGATCGAGGAATTCCTTTAAACCGACGCCATGATAGTGATGATGGCGAATCCGCAGTGTTTCGCTCGTCGCATAAATGCACTTGGCCGGATCGAGATTGGCCGTGAAGATTCCCAGGTTCAAGTCGGTCATAAACGCGCCAAGCAGCAGCACGCAGTCGCTCTCTTCGACGAGCTTGGTAACTTCGGCTCGCCCCATCGCCCCTTCATACAAGCCGATGTAGAGCGGGTGCTTTTCGGGAATCACACTCTTGCCCAGCAGCGTGGCCGCCATGGGGACTTTCATTTGCTCGGCCAAGGCAACCACTTCGTCCTGCAAATTGAAGCGATGGATCTCGACCCCGGCGATCAAGACCGGCCGTTGCGCTTTGGTGAGCAGATTCGCCGCTTCTTCCGCAGCCTCGTCCGCAGCCTGCGGATCTTGATCGGAGCGGGCCCGATGATAGGCGTGCGAAATGTGCGGCACGACATCGACCATGTCGCGGGGAATCTCGATGTAGCCCGGGCGTTTGTAACGGGCCATGGCATCGAGCACGCGGTCGATTTCGCGAAACGCGACCACCGGGTCGGTTAATTCTGCGCAGGCGACACATAGTTTTTCGAATACTTCAATCTGGGTTCGGAAGTCGCGCACCTTGTGATGCAGCAGTGGATTATTCACCCGTTCTGCGAGGCCGGGGGAACCGCTGATGACAAGCACCGGCGACTTTTCGGCATAGGCCCCGGCAATGGAATTGCAAACGCTCAAGCCGCCCACACAGTAGGTAACGCAGACTGCTCCCATGCCATGCACGCGGGCATAAGCGTCGGCCGCAAATCCGGCACAGTCCTCGCGAGTGCAGCCCACAATATTAATGGGGCTTTTTTCGAGCATGCCGTAGAAGGTCAGGATGTAATCGCCGGGAATGCCGAAGACATCGTCGATTTTATACTGCCGCATGCGGGCAATTAGGTACTCGCCAATCGACATCCCGCGCGGGGGCGGGTCGTGTTGGCTGGAACCGTGTTGTCCTCCTGGCGGCGTC
Above is a window of Anatilimnocola aggregata DNA encoding:
- a CDS encoding serine/threonine-protein kinase, which codes for MSSGTSSSAIPKRREFLTVAEELSVLNAPTIAMLRDQSASQGIPPIQLALQKALITPTQLDIIETMCRPFEIVPGYEVRGVIGQGGMGVVFRARQLSLDRDVAIKLVPLHQLSGDVAVKRFEVEAQVLARLAHPHIVTAFDFGKHEGRLYFVMEVVEGEDADHFIRRNGCFDESTAWHILRQAASGLSHAQQAGVVHRDVKPANILLLKPPAGYPLPAGVPMAKLGDFGLAWLTTAADERTRLTSTNVTLGSPHYMAPEQLSGEAVDFRADIYSLGATAFHLLSGLPPLSGIELTRLLSLKLQGKSESLRTTRPDISPTSAELVDRLMAYDPKKRPQDYGTLIDEIDELIGQQSLTGSRRILASTQISTVPITSKPDPNRTTRQSVRPVDHDSPTLEIPAAHPRFSRRWWYAAIAVVVMLAASGAAAIRYFNLPGAPDLVPGGMFSELSFEGSSYQEWKRPFGSLWVPARNKDGEEVLEGDGTVVRNFSDLAKATPGGLQNYRLEMVVELHDASAIEVHFDFPPKDDSGRPASKENRRVVLRVSREGSQLGTKTGDQQGWHPLSPLVKLNKTRNNKHELSLERHTHGWYAFVDDKIVGFAFAREGRDEHEFRLITEDGSAWFSDFFVLELRKPSDNSPPSSNK
- a CDS encoding alpha-keto acid decarboxylase family protein, translating into MTQLHATPPGGQHGSSQHDPPPRGMSIGEYLIARMRQYKIDDVFGIPGDYILTFYGMLEKSPINIVGCTREDCAGFAADAYARVHGMGAVCVTYCVGGLSVCNSIAGAYAEKSPVLVISGSPGLAERVNNPLLHHKVRDFRTQIEVFEKLCVACAELTDPVVAFREIDRVLDAMARYKRPGYIEIPRDMVDVVPHISHAYHRARSDQDPQAADEAAEEAANLLTKAQRPVLIAGVEIHRFNLQDEVVALAEQMKVPMAATLLGKSVIPEKHPLYIGLYEGAMGRAEVTKLVEESDCVLLLGAFMTDLNLGIFTANLDPAKCIYATSETLRIRHHHYHGVGLKEFLDRLAARKPEPPVRAIPADIRAERKPFVLDPQAPLTTRRLISRLDEQLDDKSIVIADIGNSLFAATELTIHAKTEFISPAYYTSMGFSVPAALGALTARPESRVVVIVGDGAFQMTGMELSTIVRRHLSPLIIVLDNEGYGTERFLHEGEWEYNNVHPWKYSQLPNLLGGGTGYEVRTEGEFEAALIKAWEDRSAMTLIHAHIPRNEGSDALVRLAVKLSERVKGK